The following is a genomic window from Kineosporiaceae bacterium.
AGCGCCGCAGCGCGCAGGGGCAGGTCCACGGCGACGCGCACATGCGAGCGGCGCTGCACCTGATGCACCGCGGAATCTCGCACGGAGCGCAACACCATGCCCGAGTGAACGCCGCTCTCGACGTGCACCACCTCGGCCTCGCAGGTCACCACACCCATCGGCGTCTGAACCTCGACGGTCCCCCGGACGGCGCACAGCGCCTCGGTCATCACCGGCACCGACCAGGAGCCCTCCAGCGACACCGAGGCGAGCGTGCGCAAGGGCACGGTCCGGTGGGCGGCGCGCAACACCACCCGCGTGCCGCGGTCAACAGTGGCCACACCCTTGATGTCGGACGGCGGAGCGCCCGCCTCGAGCGGGGACGACCAGATCGTGCCCCGTGTTGATCTCCCTTAGTGAAGATCAACATACTCAGTGTCACGAAAAGACTGCACAAAGCGCGACCGACCAGGCACAATCTGGCGTCATGCGGTCGGAATCACCTGCGCCCACGGGCGAAGAACGCTACGTCCGCCCTGACGAACTGTTCTTTTCCACCACAGACCGTCGCGGAGTCATCAAGACCGGCAATTCGGTCTTCATGCGGATCTCACGTTTCCACGCCGAGGAACTCGTCGGCTCGCCACACAGCGTGGTGCGCCACCCCGGCATGCCGTCGGGCGCCTTCCGCCTGATGTGGGACCGGCTGCTCACGGGTCGACCCATGGCCGCCTACGTGAACAACCTGGCCAAGGACGGCGCGTCCTATCGCGTCTTCGCCACCGTCACCCCACTCGGCGACGACTTCCTCTCGGTGCGTATGGCCCCCGGTGGGCCGCTGGCCGCCGCCGCGAGTGCCCTGTACAGCAGCGTCGTGGCCTTCGAGCGCGACCTGGCCACCCACCAGCGGATGTCGCGCCCCGAGATCGCCCTCGCCGGAGCCCAACAGATCGAACGCGAACTGGCCCGGCTCGGCTTTGCCGACTACGACGAGTTCATGCTGGCGGCGCTGCCCGGCGAGGTGGCCGCTCGAGGCGAGCTGCTGACCACGACCTTCGCCCGGCCGCATGCCACCGGCCCGCTCGCCGACATCCTGCAGACGGCGACCCAGGTCAACGACCAGCTCGAACACCTGGTGTACCGCCTCGGCGGCTACCGGGGCCTGATCGACCAGCTCGGGCCGGCCACCGCGACCGTGTACCAGCAGGCCAGCAGCCTGTCGGCCTCGGTCGAGGCGGCCCGCGCGGCCTCCACCAGCGTGGTCGACACCAGCCCGGTGCTGCTCAACGTGGCCCGGGTGATGGGCCATCCCATGGCCTCGGCCGTCGAGGCGCTGCACGGTCTGACCCCCGAGCTGACCGCGCTGCGCCACGAGGTCGCCGAACTGGGTTTCCGGATCGCCCTCGCCCGGCTGCACACCGAGATGGTCGGCGCCTTCGCCGCCGAGGTGATCGACGGCGTCGCGCCGGTGAGCTCACTGGCCGAGATCCCCCGGCTCTGCGAGGCGGTGCGGGTGGGCGTCCTGGCGATGGGACACGAGATCGAAGAGGTCAACCTCTCACTCGGCACGGTCGCCACCCGGATCCGCGAAGCAGGCCGGCTGATGAGCGAGTTCCGCCACTTCCTGGGCCAGTGGCGCATCCTGGTACTGCGACACCGCCAGTCGATGGCGTTGTCCGACCACCTCGGCCCGATCGACCTGCAGCTCGACTCGATGGCCGACCAGCTCGACTTCCTGGAGCAGCTCGCGGTGCAGTGCCAGACCTCGGTCGCCCCGTTCGACCGGACGGCGCTCGAGCCCTATCTGCACCGCATCACCCGGGCACTCGGCTACTCCCACGTCTGAGACGCGGCGTCTGATCCCTGGCGTCGAGACTCGGCGTCAGAGCCTGGCCAGGCGCGCCCGCACCCCGCAGTAGACGCCGAACGCGGCCAACCCCACCGCCACCACGAGCAGGAGCCACCTGCCATAGGGCAGCTCGAGCAGCCGGCGCAGCGCGCCGTCCAGCCCGGTCGACTCCCCCGCCTGACCGTGGCGCGCCGCACTCACCA
Proteins encoded in this region:
- a CDS encoding PilZ domain-containing protein, translating into MATVDRGTRVVLRAAHRTVPLRTLASVSLEGSWSVPVMTEALCAVRGTVEVQTPMGVVTCEAEVVHVESGVHSGMVLRSVRDSAVHQVQRRSHVRVAVDLPLRAAALAGGRPGCPEEFSGRTVSIGGGGVSIAWDQAVPLTLGARVFVELQLPDAGLVPAVVRVVAGDDQRVRVAFVDVAPIDVERLVALVFRVQREQLAERRRGRMPSR
- a CDS encoding histidine kinase translates to MRISRFHAEELVGSPHSVVRHPGMPSGAFRLMWDRLLTGRPMAAYVNNLAKDGASYRVFATVTPLGDDFLSVRMAPGGPLAAAASALYSSVVAFERDLATHQRMSRPEIALAGAQQIERELARLGFADYDEFMLAALPGEVAARGELLTTTFARPHATGPLADILQTATQVNDQLEHLVYRLGGYRGLIDQLGPATATVYQQASSLSASVEAARAASTSVVDTSPVLLNVARVMGHPMASAVEALHGLTPELTALRHEVAELGFRIALARLHTEMVGAFAAEVIDGVAPVSSLAEIPRLCEAVRVGVLAMGHEIEEVNLSLGTVATRIREAGRLMSEFRHFLGQWRILVLRHRQSMALSDHLGPIDLQLDSMADQLDFLEQLAVQCQTSVAPFDRTALEPYLHRITRALGYSHV